DNA sequence from the bacterium genome:
AAGAATCCGAGACTCGTATCACCCGGCAGCGGTTGTCCCCCGCTCAGATGGATGGACACGAAGCCGGCGTTGGGGGTGGTGATCGCGAGCTCGATCGGACTCGCCGGCGTCGCGCCGTCACTCTCGGTATCGGTGCTCAGCGTCCCGTAGGAATCGAGCGTGGCCGAGACCGTCTTCTCGAACAGCGAGCAGTCGGCGGCGCAGCCGTCGCCGTCGAGGAGATTGCCGTCGTCACACTGTTCGCAACCCGGCGTCAGCGTTCCGTCGCCGCACGTGGGAGCGGTGCCGCGGCACTCGCCGCCGCGGCATTCATCGCCGGTCGTGCACGCGACGTGATCGTCGCACGCGATCCCGTCGGCGGCCGCTGGATGCGTACAGGTCCCGGTGCCATCACAGACGTCATCGCGGCAGGGATTGCCATCACTCGCGCAGGCGACGCCGGACATCTGCGGCGCGCACGTGTCCACGCCGGCGCCGCTGCAGTTCCAGCATTCCTCCACTTCACAATCTGACGAGCATCCGTCTCCCGCCAACGAGTTGCCGTCGTCACACGCCTCACCGGCATCGAGCACACCGTTGCCGCACGTGATTTCGAACACCGCGATCGCGGGTGGTGTGGTCATCGTGACGTACAGGTTCCTCCCGTCGGGACTGACCGCCGGCGCGACAGTGCCAATCAGGTTCTCCAGGCCCGGATCTCCGCCGATGCCGCCCCGGTGTTGCTCATGGCGGGTCAGGCCACCGTGCACCGGGTCGACCAGGAACACGGATACGAAGCGATCCCAGGTGACGCCAAACAGGCGCGTCGCGCCGACGCCCATCATCAACTCCGCGGGTTGGGCATAACCGCCGACCAGCGGCTCGACCTCGGAGAAGGAGAGGTCGCCGGTCAGCACGTTGCGCTTGAGCGTCGTGATCACCCCATCACCCCAACTCGCGACGGTGAAGAAAAGACCGTTGGGGCTGAGTGCCATGCCGGCGGGACGATAGAACCCCACCACACCGTTCTCGCCCTGCTTGACGCGGCCGGCGTACGTCACGAGTCCGGAGAGCGGATCGCGGTTGAAGACGCTGACCGCGCTGTCTTCGTACGCGGTGACGTAAATGGTGTTGCCGTCGGGGCTCATGATGGCGCGCGCGTACCAACTGCCGCTCGTGGACGGGGGCGAGAACTCCGCGCCGAGGAACGACAACGTGCCGAAGTCCGGGCTCATCGGGTCGTCGTCGCGGACGAACGCCGCCAGGGAGGAGGGCTGATGCGCGTCGTGTAGATCGCCGGCCGCGGCGGAGTACACGAACTTGCCATCCGGGCTCACAGCGACGTCGGTGGTGCGTGCGAGTCCGGTGTTTGGCGGCACACCGTCGATCACGTCTTGCAGATGCGTCAGTTGCCCAGTGACCGGATCGATGGCGTAGACGATCACGCGCCCGTCACCGCTGCCGCCGCTGGCGCCCAAGTACAAGTGACGGCCATCCGGACTTGCACTCCCGCGCCACCAGTTCGCGCCCAGGCCCGTGTGCTGCTCGATGAACGTCAGACTGCCGGTCGTACCGTTGCGACTGAACGCCGCGATGGCGCTCGTCGGACCTGGACCCTGGTTCGTATACACGAACTGTCCGTCGGGCGTGACGATGATGCCGTCTCCGCCGTAGCCCGCCTCGATCTCTCGGAGCGCCAGCACCGGCGCCGCGGAGACCGTGTTCACGCGCACAGTCGTCGCTCCGACGCACGCGACGAGCACAAGCAGCAGCTCACGGACCCCTCTGAGCGTCACGACTCGCATACGACATCCTTCCCCTTCGTTCGGTGGGTGCGTGCCTCGCGCTCGTGGGCGTCGATCACTCGGCGACGTGTCCCTCGTATCGTGCGTTGCGTCATCGGTCCGAAACGGCCGCGCCGCGGCGGCGGGCCGCTGATGGGCTCCCCCCGGGCGCCGGCTGCTATGCCCCGGCCGGCCATCGCTGTCGTCATGCAAATGGTGGAGGGCACGCCATTCCCCAGCGACCGCCGCTGCCGTCATGCCTGGTGGATCTCGCCCGGCGGCAGGCGCAGGGCGGCGGCGCCGCTCAAGAGCAGGCGGGCCAGTTCCGACTGGCGCGCGGCGCCGGTCTTGGCGAGCACGCGCTGCAGGTGGGTGCGGACGGTCGAGCGGCGGACCCGCAGCTCGGCGGCGATGTCGTCGAGGGTGCCGCCGGCGGCGAGCCGGGCGGCGATGCGCGCCTCGGCCGGCGTCAGGCCGTGGAGGCGGCGCAGCAGAGCGAGGTTGAGCACGGCGGGTCCGTGGTCGGCGGCGAACACGGCCACCAGCGCCTCCGCCGGCGCCGCGACGCTCCAGAGCAGGAGGGTGAGCACCTCGGCGCCCGCCCCGCGCAGGGCGAGCAGGGTGCGGCGCTGGGCCTGCCCGTGCGCCGCGGCCACGGCGTGTCGCAGGCGCTGGGTGTCGGCGGCGCCGGCGGCGAGCAGGCGGTGCCCCGAGACGCGCAGCGCGCCGCCGCGCCGCAGCAGGTCGCCGGCGGCGGCGTTCGCGAAGCGCACGCCGGCGTCGGCGTCGACCAGCAGCAGGGCCCGCGGCAGCGCGTCGAGCAGCGCGGCCAGCGCCGCGCTCGGCGCCTCGGCGGTGGCTGCGCCGCCGGCCGTCGGCGGCGCGCACGGCACTGTCGTGGCGGGCTGGGTCATCCGATCGGCGGACCATCGCAACCGGCGTACCAGCGAGGGCGCGGGCATCCGCGCACGGCGGGGACGCCCCCCGCTGCGCAGCCGCTGCACGGCGCCACGGGCGCGCTGCGCAGTTGCCGCACAGCGGCGGCCGCGCGGCCGCGTGGGCGCGCGGCGTGTCAGCGCCGCTGATCGGGTCGCCTCAGCGCGGCCTGGAGACGTCGCGGCGCTGATGCGGCGCGGGGAAGAGCGGCGCTGACGGGCCGCCCTCCGGGCGCGGCCCGTCGGGCGTCGACGTCAGCGTCCCGCGCGACCGCGAGCCGTTCAGAGCTCGCCGAGACGGCGGAGCTTCTCCTTCACCTCGCGCAGGATGCTGGGTGGCAACGTCCCCAACCGCCGGCGCAGGCGGCGATTGTCGATCGCCCGGCTCTGATCGATCATGATCTCGCACTCGGCGGCGTTTCCCGCCATGCGCTTGGGGAGCACGACGCGAAGCAGGTTCTGCCCGGAGAGCCGGGTCGTGCAAGGCAGGACCCAGGTCGAGGGATGCCCGACGCCGTTCAGCAGATCGGTCTGGATCACCAGCACGGGCCGCAGTTTCCAGCCTCCGTACCCCGTGTCGGCCGCAGATCGGCCAGATACAGGGCCCCATGCGCGATCGACGCGCTCAATCGAGCCCCTCGTCCGACAGGTGGTCCAGGTCGTCGGTCGCCTCCCGGCTCGACCACCGCGTGGCGCGGGACGCCTCGCGGTACGCCTCCCGGAGCGCGCGGCGCTCGGTCGTCTCCTGCAGGAGCCGCAACCCGCGACGGATCACCTCCACGTTGCTCTTCAGCTTGAGGCGCGACTTGAGCGCCTGCACCAGCTCCAGCTCGGGTCGGGGAAGGGTCACGCTCGACTTGGTACTCGATTTCATACCGGTCTCGATACCCGGATCGTCCCACGGCGGCAACGCCCGATTCGCGGCGCGGCAAGGACGGTCGCGGCTGATTGCGCGCGGCGCGCGGCGCCATCGCGAGCAGGGTGCGGGCGAGATCTTCACCGCGGATCGCGTCGTCCAACACGTTGCAAAACCATCGACGATCGACGATGCAAAGACGTCGTGAACCCCGCTCGCATTTCGCCGCTGGTTCTCGCGCGGCACGCGCTGACGGCGCTGGTGATGCTGGTCGGGGCGCGGGGGGCGGCGCGGGCGACCTGCAACGTCATCCCCGGCGTCAGCAACACCTTCCGCGGCGCCCGCGGGACCATCGACCGGCCGTTCGCCGGGCCGGGGGACGTGCTGACGCTGCGACTGAGCGCGTCGTGCGACGGTGACGCGAGCGCCTTCGGGACCGACCCCGGCGCCCTGGTGGCGACCTTCGTGTTCACGCCGCCGGCGGGGCCGCGCAACGTGGTGGCGCTGGCGGCCGACTGCGGGGCGCTGGCGGAGCGCCTGGCGCGCTGCCGCGGGCGCGGCGACGTCGCCGGCGCGGTCTGCGTGCCGGCGCGCACCAGCATGCCCGAGGGCGGCGTCGACCTGGCGCTGCGCGACGGGCGGCTCGACGTGCGCGTGCCGGACACCGACGCGCTGCTGCCGCCGGCCGGCGACGGCCGCGGCTTCACCGGAGCGGCGGCGGTCGCGATCACCGGCGCGGACGACGAGCTGCCGTGCGCGCTGGCGGCGCAGCCCTGCCGCGAGCAGGCCGGCGCGCTCGCCTGCATCGACGAGCTCTACAGCGTCAACGACACCTGCGACCGGACGCCGCACGAGCTGTTCTCCCACTTCACCGCCCTGCCGGCGGCGAACGAGTACGGCGCCCTGTGCAGCGACGGGCGCGGCTGCAGCGGCGCCGCGGACGAGCTGCGCTTCACCATCGACGCCGATGGCAACGTGCTGGCGCCGATCCACTGGAGCGACGTGCTGCCGCCGGAGAAGGTCGACCTGGCGCGCCTGGTGCGCGCCACCGTGGCGGTCCGCGCCTTCCCCGATCGACCCGACCTCGTCCGGGTGCCGAACCGCGGCTTCCTGCACGCCTATTCGCCCGAGGGCAGCGTGTTGCCGCCGCTGTTCCTGCCGCAGCGCGACCCCACCGCGCCGGACGGCGTGACGCTCTTCGGCACCGCCGACGCCGACCGCGGCGTGGTGCGCGTCGATCGCCGCAGCGTCACCTTCCACGCCTGCGCCGGCGGCGCCAACGACGGGCTCCCCTGCTACAACGGCGGCGACTGCCCCGCCGGCCGGTGCCGGCCCGCGACCTGCAACGGCGGCTCGCGCGCCGGCGAGCCCTGCGCCGGCGACGGCGAATGCCCGGAGGGCGAGTGCGGCGCCGCCCTCTTCGATTTCCGCACCCGCCTGACCGCCGGCGTCGGTCCGGTCACGGTGGCGCGCACCGGCGCCGGCGCCTGCGCGCGGTCCGGCACCGCGTGCGGCGGCGACGGCGACTGCGCCGCCGGCGATCACTGCGCCGGGTTCACGCTGCGGGCGCAGAATCCGGTCGGCCTCGACGGCCTGTTCGAATCGGACACCATGCTGGTGTCGGTCATCCCGGAGGCGTTCGCCAAGGAGGACCTCGACGGCGACGGCGACCAGACCGACGACGTGCTGCTGCTCACCGATCGGGTGTCGGGCGCGCGCCTGGCCATCGGCCGCGACGGCGCCCCCGGCCGCGCCGTCGCGCGCATCGACACGCCGCCGCTCAGCTTCCCCGCGGTGGTCGTCGCCGACGACCTCGTCGCCTTCCTCGAACCCGAGCCGCTCGCCGGCGAGGCGGATCTCAACGGCGATGGCGACGCGGTCGATACCATCCTGCGGGTCTTCCAGCGCACCCCCAATGGCATCGTCGAGCTCACCGAGGGGCGGGTGCTGACCGCCGACGCGGCGCCGGTGATCGACGGCGACAGCCTGGCGATCATCGGCGGCCAGGTGATCTTCCGCACCGCGGAAGCGTCGGCGGCGCCGCGCCGCATCCGGCGGGTGAGCGTCGCCAGCGACGGCGCGGAAGCCGACGCCGCGTCGGCCGCCCCGGCGATCTCCGCCGACGGCCGCCAGGTCGCATTCGAGAGCGCCGCCACCAACCTGGCGCCCGGCCTCGACGCCCACGGCGTGTTCGTGCACGAGCTCGACAGCGGCGTGACGACGGCGCTGCCGCTGCGCGACCCGCGCCACGACGGCGGCTGGCCAGGGGTGCGCGTGCCGCCCGGCGCCGCCGCCGAGTCGCCCGCCCTCTCCGGCGACGGCCGCTACGTCGCCGTCGCCGCGCCGGACGAGCTGGGGCGGAAGCAGGTCTGGATCACCGACCGCGACGCCGACGGCAACGGCGTGTTCGACGAAAGCGACGGCGTCTCGACGGCGATCGTCAGCACCGACGTGCGCGGCCGCCAGCCCGGCGAGAAGGACAGCCTGTTTCCGTCCCTGACGCCCGATGCGCAACTGCTCACGTTCCTGACCGCGTCGCGCAACCTGCACGTCGATGGCGCCGGCAAGCTGCGCAACATGTGGCAGCACTGGGACCCCGACACCGATACCGTCCTCGCCAGCGATGCCGTGGAGAGCGGGGGCGTGCTGGCGAACACCGACTCGCTCCGCCAGCTCGCCCCGATCGCGCCCAATGGCGACGTCGTCTTCTCCTCGCCAGCCGACAATCTGGTCGACGACGACACCAACGACTTCTGCCTCAACGCCGGCGGCAATACCCGCTGCGCCGACATCTTCGTCTACTCGCCGCTGTACTGGCCGCTGCGCGTGCGCAACGGTGACCGGGAAGACTACCGGCGCACGGGTTTCGAGCGGGTCAGCCTCGACAGCGATGGGCGGCAGGCGAACCAGCAGTCGTCGGCCCCGGCGATCTCGTGGGACGGCCGGTTCGTGGGGTTCATCAGCGTGGCCTCGAACCTGGTGCCGGGCGACACCAACGGCACCGCCGATGTCTTCCTGCGCGACCGGCGCGCGCGGACGACGACGCGCGTGTCGGTCGCCTCCGACCGCGCGCAGGCCGACGGTCCGTCGTTCGACCGCGTCCTCGCGCTCTCGGCCGACGGCCGCTACCTCGCCTTCACCAGCACCGCGACCAATCTGGCCCCCGGCAGCACGCTGTGCGACGCCGACGGCGACGGTCGGGCGAGCGAGACGTGCGCGAACGTGTACCTGCACGATCGCTTCACCGGTTTCACCCAGCGCGTGAGCGCCGGCCTCGGCGGCGCCGCGCCGGATGGCCCCTCGAGCAGCCCGGCGATGTCGGCCGACGGCCTGACCGTCGCGTTCCGCAGCGAGGCCGGCAACCTGGTCGCCGGCGACGACAACCGCACCTGCGCGCGCGGCGGACGCCCCATCAACTGCGGCGACATCTTCGTATCCGAACCGGACCCGGCGGCGCTGGCCGCCGACCCGGCGCTCGATCTCGACGGCGACGGCGACCTCGACGACACGGTCCTGCGCGCCTTCGATCCGCAGTCGCGCACCGTGACCACCATCGGCCGCGCCAGCGCCGCGGCCGCCGCCGGCGACGGCGTCGCCTTCCTCAGCCCGGAATGCGACGGCGGCGCGCGGGCATGCCGCCACGGGATCGACCTCAATGGCGACGGCGACCTCGACGACACGGTGGCGTTCTTCTGGCGGCCCGGCGCGGCCGCCGAGAACCTGCGTCAGGACGGCAGGGAGATCGCCGCCTCGGACAGCGTCGTGGCGGTGGTCACCGATCGACCGCGCCCCTCCGCGGTGCCGCAGGACGGGCCGTACACCTCGCTCAACGTGTACCGCATCGGCGACGCGCCGGGGCAGTGGGCGCACGTCGACCGCGACGCCGCGGACGTGCAGGTCGCCGGTCACATCGTCGCCTTCACCGAGGGCGAGTACTGGCCGAACGGGCTCACCAGACGGCAGGATTTCGACGCCCATGACCGCGTCCTGCGCGTCTACGACGCCGAGCAGCGGGCGATGCGCGCCGGCCTCGAGGGCGCGTTCGCGCAGGCGGCGGACGACTTCGTCCTCGGCACCTCGCTGCTGGCCTTCAGCCAGCGCGAGGGATCGCGGGGGCAGGGCTACAGCAGCGCGTGCGATCCGAACGACGATCACGACTGCCTCGACGGCGTGCTCGAGGTGTACGACCTCGCGGCGGACGAGGTGATGGAGACCGGCCAGGCGGTGACGCCCTGCGCGATGGCGGCCTGCAAGCCGCGGCACGCCTTCCAGGTGTCGAACGAGACGGTCACGTTCCTCACCGACGAGCGACAGCAGGGCGACCGGGATCTGAACCAGGACGGCAAGCTCGGTCTCGTGCTGCAGAGCTTCAACGTCCGCGCCGCGCGCGCGGCGCACGCGGCGGCGACCGCGGGCGCGGCAGCGGTCGGCAGCGGCGGCAGCAACGGCGCGGTCACGGTGCTGGGGGCGATCGCCACCGGCGTCTGCACCACCACCGGCGAGCCCTGCGTCGCCGCCGACGCGTGCGGCAGCGGCGGCGAGTGCTACCTGCCGCCCGGCGGCTGCCTCGTCGATCTCGGCACGACCTGCGACTTCCTCGATCCCGCCATCGCCAACCACGGCTGCCCGAGCGGCGCGTTCTGCGAGCCGACGCGATTCGGCCGGGGCCGCTGTCGCGTCCAACAGGGACCGTGCGCCAGCGATGCCGACTGCTCTGCGCCGGCGCACTGCAGCGACGGCGGCACGTCGTTGCAGCGCCTGCTGGCCCCGTTCACCGACCGCTCCGCCGACGACGGCCAGTTGTTCGTCGGCTCGGGCCGCTGCGTCGAGGATCTCGGCACCGCGTGCAGCCGCGGCGGCAGCGCGTGCGCGGCGGGGCTGAGCTGCGACGTCGCCGACGCCGCCTCCGGCCGCCGCACCTGCCAGCGCCGGTACGGCACCTGCCGGACCGACGCCGACTGCGCCGCCGGCGCGCTCTGCCGCAACGCCGCCATCGTCGCCGCCGCGGCCGACAGCGACGGCGACGAGATCCCCGATCCGTACGACAACTGCCCGTTCCTCAGCAACGTCGACCAGCTCGACAGCACCGGCTCCGGGGTCGGCGACGCCTGCCGCGGCTCCGCGTCGCCGTCGCCGACGGCGTTTCCCACGGTGACGCGGACGCCGTCGCCACCTGCCGGCGCGACGGTACCGGCGACGCCGACGGCGATGGCGACGCGCACGGCGACGGGGACGCTGACCGCGACGCCGACCCGCCCGGCCACCGCGACGGCGCGGGACACGGTCACGCCGACGCGGCGAAACGACGGCGGCGGCTGCGCGATCGGCCGCGGGCGTCGCGGGGCGGCGGATGCGGTGCCCGTGCTGTTCGCCCTGGCGCTGGCCGCCCTGTGCGGCGCCCGGCGCCGGCGCTGAGGGCGCTCGGCATCCCTGCGCGCCGGCGGCTGCCTGGCGCGCCTCCGGAACCCTCGCGGCGCCGCGCGCCGCTACTCGCAGACGTCCCGCGGCAGATCGAGGCAGGAGGCGTAGGTGGTGACGTCGCCAGCGCGGTCGAGCCGCACGCCGCCGTCGGGGCCGAACGTCGCCTGCA
Encoded proteins:
- a CDS encoding beta-propeller fold lactonase family protein; the protein is MRVVTLRGVRELLLVLVACVGATTVRVNTVSAAPVLALREIEAGYGGDGIIVTPDGQFVYTNQGPGPTSAIAAFSRNGTTGSLTFIEQHTGLGANWWRGSASPDGRHLYLGASGGSGDGRVIVYAIDPVTGQLTHLQDVIDGVPPNTGLARTTDVAVSPDGKFVYSAAAGDLHDAHQPSSLAAFVRDDDPMSPDFGTLSFLGAEFSPPSTSGSWYARAIMSPDGNTIYVTAYEDSAVSVFNRDPLSGLVTYAGRVKQGENGVVGFYRPAGMALSPNGLFFTVASWGDGVITTLKRNVLTGDLSFSEVEPLVGGYAQPAELMMGVGATRLFGVTWDRFVSVFLVDPVHGGLTRHEQHRGGIGGDPGLENLIGTVAPAVSPDGRNLYVTMTTPPAIAVFEITCGNGVLDAGEACDDGNSLAGDGCSSDCEVEECWNCSGAGVDTCAPQMSGVACASDGNPCRDDVCDGTGTCTHPAAADGIACDDHVACTTGDECRGGECRGTAPTCGDGTLTPGCEQCDDGNLLDGDGCAADCSLFEKTVSATLDSYGTLSTDTESDGATPASPIELAITTPNAGFVSIHLSGGQPLPGDTSLGFFGTRIDVEAPENIAAGDGATSGVTPESRPLVFVYTVDASILPAGVDAATIQIPRNGVPAPPCNDSSGAAVPDPCVSERVDLPDGDVQVTVLSTHASKWNVAAVVTPSVTSPTPTPTPQLTVTRTPAPQRTCAASPIGGCQPAARSKLAIHNDADDRKDKLLVKLDAGVAPTLPAAFGQPTQSTAYALCLYDDTGLKGVATIPPGPPWTSTSNLYRYVDPNGVNAGVRKAMLKRTHGGTKLFVKAQGTNQPDVIDVPMSGTVTVQVVNSDDSCWQSTFTAAAANSEASYKASY
- a CDS encoding helix-turn-helix transcriptional regulator, producing the protein MTQPATTVPCAPPTAGGAATAEAPSAALAALLDALPRALLLVDADAGVRFANAAAGDLLRRGGALRVSGHRLLAAGAADTQRLRHAVAAAHGQAQRRTLLALRGAGAEVLTLLLWSVAAPAEALVAVFAADHGPAVLNLALLRRLHGLTPAEARIAARLAAGGTLDDIAAELRVRRSTVRTHLQRVLAKTGAARQSELARLLLSGAAALRLPPGEIHQA